The following proteins come from a genomic window of Sesamum indicum cultivar Zhongzhi No. 13 linkage group LG10, S_indicum_v1.0, whole genome shotgun sequence:
- the LOC105172239 gene encoding vinorine synthase-like produces MGDGVQEISRVIIKPSSETTGHPTNLKLSYLDQLIPSFYIPLIFFYKADESRGLTTSNHVQLCQQLKQSLSNTLTSFYPLAGRIEENFVVDSWNFGVEFIEARAHVQLMDVIQGPDTEDFKQYLPLDPTTGEARRLLVVKITFFDCGGVALGLCFSHKVADFTSIMAFANAWAATCRGETEFSRFIFNLDSYFPARDFPGSDFWGFLLSDENYVTKRFVFDEEKLAALKQEATSSSLKDPTRVELVSAFIWKHFMELAKSKNQEARKTFAAMHAVNLRARKFPPGLLENVFGNCLMSGLAFSDTNVTCDQYNSVEEYGDLVRKLRSSFKRISDDYIAEAQSGDRYLNDLYKLLSPVLKGELEYCSFSSWCRFPVYEVDYGWGNPIWLCTTALPLKNLTVLVNSRCGEGIEAWVNMQQDNLEMLETQIKLIPSTGLKDLDACGKRLQGKSSS; encoded by the coding sequence ATGGGAGATGGTGTGCAAGAAATCTCAAGGGTGATTATCAAGCCCTCATCTGAAACCACCGGTCACCCAACAAATCTGAAACTCTCATACCTTGATCAGTTAATACCCTCTTTCTATATTCCCCTCATCTTCTTCTACAAAGCTGATGAATCAAGAGGACTGACTACCTCCAACCATGTCCAACTATGTCAGCAGCTCAAACAGTCCCTGTCAAACACTTTAACTTCATTCTACCCTCTGGCAGGAAGGATTGAAGAAAATTTCGTGGTTGATTCTTGGAATTTCGGTGTTGAGTTCATTGAAGCTCGAGCCCATGTTCAACTCATGGATGTCATTCAAGGGCCAGACACGGAAGATTTCAAGCAGTACCTTCCACTGGATCCGACAACTGGCGAAGCAAGGAGGCTTCTTGTCGTGAAAATCACTTTCTTTGATTGTGGAGGAGTTGCACTCGGACTATGCTTTTCACACAAAGTAGCTGATTTCACGTCTATAATGGCGTTCGCCAACGCATGGGCGGCTACATGCCGAGGGGAAACTGAATTTTCTCGATTCATTTTCAATCTGGACAGCTATTTTCCAGCCAGGGACTTTCCTGGCTCTGATTTCTGGGGATTCTTATTGTCTGACGAAAACTACGTGACAAAGAGGTTTGTGTTTGATGAGGAAAAATTGGCTGCTCTTAAACAAGAAGCTACCTCCTCATCTCTGAAGGATCCCACCAGAGTGGAACTTGTCTCCGCTTTTATCTGGAAACATTTCATGGAGTTGGCAAAATCTAAGAACCAGGAGGCAAGAAAGACTTTTGCTGCAATGCACGCAGTGAACCTAAGGGCAAGAAAATTCCCACCTGGGCTTCTAGAAAATGTTTTTGGCAACTGCTTGATGTCGGGGTTGGCGTTCTCTGATACGAACGTTACATGTGATCAATACAATAGCGTCGAAGAATATGGTGACCTtgtaagaaaattgagaaGCTCGTTCAAACGAATTAGTGACGATTACATTGCGGAAGCACAAAGTGGAGACAGATATCTGAATGATCTGTACAAGTTGTTGTCTCCAGTTCTGAAGGGAGAACTGGAGTACTGTTCCTTCAGCAGTTGGTGTAGATTTCCTGTGTATGAGGTGGACTATGGCTGGGGAAACCCAATTTGGTTGTGCACCACGGCCTTGCCGTTGAAGAATCTAACGGTTTTAGTGAACAGCAGATGTGGAGAAGGCATAGAGGCATGGGTTAACATGCAGCAAGACAACCTGGAAATGCTTGAAACACAAATCAAACTAATTCCCAGCACTGGTTTGAAGGATTTGGACGCTTGTGGTAAGAGACTACAAGGTAAAAGTTCAAGTTGA